From the genome of Phreatobacter cathodiphilus, one region includes:
- a CDS encoding flagellin has translation MSDIVLSKGIRGNLLSLMSTADLRDRTQYRLSTGKKVNTALDNPGNFFSAAMLNSRATDITNLLDGIGTAIKTLEAADNGIRSIVRVVENAQALARQAQGSAATTARLSGVLPTVGGAQGAMTMQTPLTDLGFANTETITINTGTNRSTTLTIAAGMTVGDLVNAINDNTSETTASGTGVTVGSTSGADARALLSPDGRLVIEAIGTQPITLSSSNAGSALDNMGFKLADRSKLAGELNVTRSNIAAQFSELRRQIDQLAKDAGFNGVNLLNADTLQAMFNERQTSSLTITGVRFSVEEDLAIRDQMNNFQTDRDINVAMQDLSQAMAKLRSQSSAFGSNLALVQIRQKFTQEMANTLKTGADNLVLADMNEEGANMLALQTRQQLSTQALSLANQADQSVLSLFG, from the coding sequence ATGAGCGACATCGTCCTTTCAAAAGGCATTCGCGGCAATCTTCTCTCGCTGATGAGCACTGCCGACCTGCGCGACCGGACTCAGTACCGGCTGTCGACGGGCAAGAAGGTCAACACCGCGCTCGACAATCCCGGCAACTTCTTCTCCGCCGCGATGCTCAATTCGCGCGCCACCGACATCACCAACCTGCTCGACGGCATAGGCACGGCGATCAAGACCTTGGAAGCGGCCGACAACGGCATCCGCTCCATCGTCCGCGTGGTCGAGAACGCCCAGGCCCTCGCCCGCCAGGCACAGGGCTCGGCCGCCACCACCGCCCGGCTCTCCGGTGTGCTGCCCACGGTCGGGGGCGCCCAGGGCGCCATGACCATGCAGACGCCGCTCACCGATCTCGGTTTCGCCAATACCGAGACGATCACCATCAACACCGGCACCAACCGCTCGACCACGCTGACCATCGCCGCGGGCATGACGGTCGGCGACCTCGTCAATGCCATCAACGACAACACCTCCGAAACTACCGCCTCGGGTACGGGCGTCACCGTGGGCAGCACCTCGGGTGCCGATGCCCGCGCCCTCCTCTCCCCCGACGGTCGCCTCGTCATCGAGGCCATCGGCACCCAGCCGATCACCCTGTCCTCGTCCAACGCCGGCTCGGCCCTCGACAACATGGGCTTCAAGCTGGCCGACCGGTCGAAGCTCGCCGGCGAGCTCAACGTCACCCGCTCCAACATCGCGGCACAGTTCTCCGAGCTGCGCCGGCAGATCGACCAGCTCGCCAAGGATGCCGGCTTCAACGGCGTGAACCTTTTGAACGCCGATACGCTGCAGGCGATGTTCAACGAGCGTCAGACCTCCTCGCTGACCATCACCGGCGTGCGCTTCTCGGTGGAAGAGGATTTGGCCATCCGCGACCAGATGAACAACTTCCAGACCGACCGCGACATCAACGTCGCCATGCAGGACCTGTCGCAGGCCATGGCCAAGCTGCGCTCGCAGTCGAGCGCCTTCGGCTCCAACCTCGCCCTGGTGCAGATCCGCCAGAAGTTCACCCAGGAAATGGCGAACACGCTGAAGACCGGCGCCGACAACCTGGTCCTCGCCGACATGAACGAGGAAGGCGCCAACATGCTGGCCCTGCAGACCCGCCAGCAGCTCTCCACCCAGGCCCTCTCGCTCGCCAACCAGGCCGACCAGAGCGTCCTCAGCCTGTTCGGCTGA
- a CDS encoding flagellar hook protein FlgE — translation MGIFGAMTTAVSGLSAQAYALENISGNIANSQTTAFKRIETSFVDLIPDSGPKRELSGSVTGYSRATNTIQGQISATSITTNLAINGDGYFVVQQPSGFVDGQPTFATSNSYTRRGDFTVDANGYMVNGAGYYLRGLPLDRTTGNPLGSSPVPIQITNDVIPARATDNLKYRASLPTTPATANANSTPGSELMQTSLIGQATIGSADAANFVATSIAGGSQTVYDALGNEVNVQVRWAKTANAAAGPPAVSDTWSAYYQSSSASGAETWTRIGGDFTFSATGQLTSPTSNPTISNLTVNGTNVGNVTLDIGTNGLSQYARSDGTVQVTDIGQNGYAVGELMNVTITDAGRVRGNYSNGQSVDLFSIPLASFNGDNMLKRLDGGAFAETSSSGPPILGAAGRIVSQSLESSNVDISEEFTKLIITQQAYAANTRIVTTSNSMLQETINMIR, via the coding sequence ATGGGTATCTTCGGTGCAATGACGACGGCGGTCAGCGGCCTCTCGGCCCAGGCCTACGCTCTGGAAAACATCTCCGGCAACATCGCCAACTCGCAGACGACCGCCTTCAAGCGGATCGAGACGAGCTTCGTCGACCTCATCCCCGACTCGGGTCCGAAGCGGGAGCTCTCCGGCTCGGTCACCGGCTATTCGCGGGCGACGAACACCATCCAGGGGCAGATCTCGGCCACCTCGATCACCACCAACCTCGCCATCAACGGCGACGGCTACTTCGTCGTGCAGCAGCCCTCCGGCTTCGTCGACGGTCAGCCGACCTTCGCCACCTCAAATTCCTACACCCGCCGCGGCGACTTCACCGTCGACGCCAACGGATACATGGTGAACGGCGCCGGCTACTACCTGCGCGGCCTGCCGCTGGACCGCACCACCGGCAACCCGCTGGGCTCCTCCCCGGTGCCGATCCAGATCACCAACGACGTCATCCCGGCGCGCGCCACCGACAACCTGAAGTACCGCGCCAGCCTTCCGACGACCCCGGCCACCGCCAACGCCAACAGCACTCCCGGCAGCGAGCTGATGCAGACCTCGTTGATCGGCCAGGCGACGATCGGCTCGGCGGACGCCGCCAATTTCGTCGCGACGTCCATCGCCGGTGGCTCGCAGACGGTCTACGACGCCCTCGGCAACGAGGTGAACGTGCAGGTCCGCTGGGCCAAGACGGCGAACGCCGCCGCCGGCCCGCCCGCCGTCTCCGACACCTGGAGCGCCTATTACCAGTCCTCCTCGGCATCGGGCGCCGAGACCTGGACGCGGATCGGCGGCGACTTCACCTTCTCCGCCACTGGCCAGCTGACCTCGCCGACCTCCAACCCGACGATCTCGAACCTGACCGTCAACGGCACCAATGTCGGCAACGTCACCCTCGACATCGGCACCAACGGGCTGTCGCAATATGCCCGCTCCGACGGCACGGTGCAGGTCACCGACATCGGACAGAACGGCTATGCCGTGGGCGAGCTGATGAACGTCACGATCACCGATGCCGGCCGCGTCCGCGGCAACTATTCCAACGGCCAGTCGGTGGACCTGTTCTCCATCCCGCTCGCCAGCTTCAACGGCGACAACATGCTGAAGCGCCTCGACGGCGGCGCCTTCGCCGAGACCTCGTCATCGGGTCCGCCGATCCTGGGTGCGGCCGGTCGCATCGTGTCGCAGAGCCTCGAGAGCTCGAACGTCGACATCTCGGAGGAGTTCACCAAGCTGATCATCACCCAGCAGGCCTATGCGGCCAATACGCGGATCGTCACGACGTCCAATTCGATGCTTCAGGAAACGATCAACATGATCCGCTGA
- a CDS encoding flagellar assembly protein FliX: MRIITPPAIGAVTTGQPAQKADRPRAAFELPGARTETPAGTSARPAMAAAGLETLLAVQGMQPEDRREKRRRAMQRGRQSLDLLDDLKLSLLAGEPMPAVLLKLRSLTAAGLEDSGDPGLDGVLAEIDLRAQVEIAKREAAAKA, encoded by the coding sequence ATGCGGATCATCACGCCGCCTGCCATCGGAGCCGTCACCACCGGCCAGCCGGCCCAGAAGGCCGACCGGCCGCGCGCCGCGTTCGAGCTGCCCGGCGCGAGGACCGAGACGCCGGCCGGCACCTCCGCCCGTCCCGCCATGGCGGCGGCGGGTCTCGAGACGCTTCTCGCCGTGCAGGGCATGCAGCCGGAGGACCGCCGCGAGAAGCGCCGCCGGGCCATGCAGCGCGGCCGCCAGTCGCTCGACCTGCTCGACGACCTGAAGCTGTCGCTGCTCGCCGGCGAGCCCATGCCGGCGGTGCTGCTGAAGCTGCGCAGTCTCACCGCCGCCGGCCTCGAGGACTCGGGCGATCCGGGCCTCGACGGGGTGCTCGCCGAGATCGACCTCAGGGCCCAGGTGGAGATCGCCAAGCGCGAGGCGGCGGCCAAGGCCTGA
- a CDS encoding rod-binding protein produces the protein MRSQTPERPAINAATPAAARVAGSREQRAWSQAQNFEQVFLNTMFSQMFTGIGTESPLGGKQSEAWRGMLVDEYAKSVTGQGGIGLANHVYRELIGAQEAAPRRLPARN, from the coding sequence ATGCGCAGCCAGACCCCCGAACGTCCGGCGATCAACGCGGCGACGCCCGCCGCCGCCCGCGTCGCCGGCTCGCGCGAGCAGCGCGCCTGGTCGCAGGCGCAGAACTTCGAACAGGTGTTCCTCAACACCATGTTCTCGCAGATGTTCACCGGCATCGGCACGGAATCCCCGCTCGGCGGCAAGCAGAGCGAGGCCTGGCGCGGCATGCTCGTCGACGAATACGCCAAGTCCGTCACCGGTCAGGGCGGCATCGGCCTCGCCAACCACGTCTACCGCGAACTGATCGGCGCGCAGGAAGCCGCGCCGCGCCGCCTGCCCGCGAGGAACTGA
- the fumC gene encoding class II fumarate hydratase, which produces MAKTRTETDTFGPIDVASDRYWGAQAQRSLGNFKIGWEKQPAPIVRALGIVKRAAAETNMALGRLDPAIGERIVAAAQEVIDGKLDDHFPLVVWQTGSGTQSNMNANEVISNRAIEMAGGEMGSKKPVHPNDHVNMSQSSNDTYPTAMHVACAEEIHHRLIPALKHLHGALDAKAKAWDDIVKIGRTHTQDATPLTLGQEFSGYAQQVANGIARIEQTLPALMELAQGGTAVGTGLNAPVGFAEEVAARIAAITGLSFTSAPNKFEALAAHDAMVFSHGAINTVAASLFKIANDIRFLGSGPRAGLGELALPENEPGSSIMPGKVNPTQCEALTQVCVQIFGNNAALTFAGSQGHFELNVFNPVMAYNFLQSVRLMADAAVSFTDNCVVGIAPREDNIRAGVERSLMLVTALAPKIGYDAAAKIAKTAHKNGTTLKEEALKTGLVTAADYDLLVDPRKMISPG; this is translated from the coding sequence ATGGCGAAAACCCGTACCGAAACCGACACGTTCGGCCCGATCGACGTCGCATCCGACCGGTACTGGGGCGCGCAGGCCCAGCGCTCCCTCGGCAATTTCAAGATCGGCTGGGAGAAGCAGCCGGCGCCGATCGTGCGTGCCCTCGGCATCGTCAAGCGCGCCGCCGCCGAGACCAACATGGCGCTCGGCCGCCTCGACCCCGCCATCGGCGAGCGGATCGTCGCCGCGGCGCAGGAGGTGATCGACGGCAAGCTCGACGATCATTTCCCGCTCGTCGTCTGGCAGACGGGCTCCGGCACCCAGTCCAACATGAACGCCAACGAGGTGATCTCGAACCGTGCCATCGAGATGGCGGGCGGCGAGATGGGCTCGAAGAAGCCGGTCCATCCCAACGACCACGTCAACATGAGCCAGTCGTCCAACGACACCTATCCGACGGCCATGCACGTCGCCTGCGCCGAGGAGATCCACCACCGGCTCATTCCCGCCCTGAAGCACCTGCACGGCGCCCTCGACGCCAAGGCGAAGGCCTGGGACGACATCGTCAAGATCGGCCGCACCCATACCCAGGACGCGACCCCTCTGACCCTCGGCCAGGAGTTCTCGGGCTATGCCCAGCAGGTCGCCAACGGCATCGCCCGCATCGAGCAGACGCTTCCCGCGCTGATGGAACTGGCGCAGGGCGGCACGGCGGTCGGCACCGGGCTCAACGCGCCGGTGGGCTTCGCCGAGGAGGTCGCCGCGCGCATCGCCGCCATCACCGGCCTCTCCTTCACCTCGGCGCCGAACAAGTTCGAGGCGCTGGCCGCCCACGACGCCATGGTCTTCTCCCACGGGGCGATCAACACGGTGGCGGCCTCGCTGTTCAAGATCGCCAACGACATCCGCTTCCTCGGCTCGGGTCCGCGCGCCGGGCTCGGCGAGCTCGCCCTGCCGGAGAACGAGCCGGGCTCCTCGATCATGCCCGGCAAGGTCAATCCGACCCAGTGCGAGGCGCTGACCCAGGTCTGCGTGCAGATCTTCGGCAACAACGCGGCGCTGACCTTCGCCGGCAGCCAGGGTCATTTCGAGCTGAACGTGTTCAATCCCGTCATGGCCTACAACTTCCTCCAGTCGGTGCGGCTGATGGCGGATGCGGCGGTGTCCTTCACCGACAATTGCGTCGTCGGCATCGCGCCGCGCGAGGACAACATCCGCGCCGGCGTCGAGCGTTCCCTGATGCTGGTGACGGCGCTGGCGCCGAAGATCGGCTACGACGCCGCGGCGAAGATCGCCAAGACGGCGCACAAGAACGGCACCACCCTGAAGGAAGAGGCGCTGAAGACCGGTCTGGTCACCGCGGCGGACTACGACCTGCTCGTCGACCCGCGCAAGATGATCTCGCCGGGCTGA
- a CDS encoding DMT family transporter, which translates to MLARDFALLMLVCLIWATNFVVTKLALVHLDIPPLLFSSLRFVLVLLVALPWLLPWPRPRWRIALVGLMMGAGGFGLVSIGLMTATPSSAAVVTQLGVPITALLSVLMLGERIDWRRGLGIGLAFAGAVLVMYDPKGFVLSIGLVFVLASAFASAFGVVLMKKMHNVRPLQFQAWVGFASAIPLAFGSLALETNQLERAAHAGWPFLGALIYTAMFVSLLGHSLFFRLVMTYEANLISTLTLMCPLMAIGLGVVITGDSFDLRMIAGTVVVLAGVALILLAPKRTAP; encoded by the coding sequence ATGCTCGCCCGCGACTTCGCCCTCCTGATGCTGGTCTGTCTGATCTGGGCGACCAATTTCGTCGTGACGAAGCTGGCGCTCGTCCATCTCGACATTCCGCCGCTGCTGTTCTCGTCGCTGCGCTTCGTGCTGGTGCTGCTCGTCGCGCTGCCCTGGCTCCTGCCCTGGCCGCGGCCGCGCTGGCGCATCGCTCTGGTCGGGCTGATGATGGGGGCGGGCGGCTTCGGCCTCGTCTCCATCGGCCTGATGACCGCGACGCCGTCGAGCGCGGCGGTGGTCACCCAGCTCGGCGTGCCGATCACCGCTCTGCTGTCGGTCCTGATGCTGGGGGAGCGGATCGACTGGCGGCGGGGCCTTGGCATCGGCCTCGCCTTCGCCGGCGCCGTCCTCGTCATGTACGATCCGAAGGGTTTCGTGCTGTCGATCGGTCTCGTCTTCGTGCTCGCCAGCGCCTTCGCCTCGGCGTTCGGCGTGGTGCTGATGAAGAAGATGCACAATGTCCGGCCGCTGCAGTTCCAGGCCTGGGTCGGGTTTGCCTCGGCCATTCCTCTGGCTTTCGGCTCACTGGCGCTGGAGACGAACCAGCTCGAGCGGGCGGCCCATGCCGGCTGGCCCTTCCTCGGCGCGCTGATCTACACGGCGATGTTCGTGTCGCTGCTGGGACACAGCCTGTTCTTCAGGCTGGTCATGACATACGAGGCGAACCTCATCTCCACCCTGACGCTGATGTGCCCGCTCATGGCCATCGGGCTCGGCGTCGTGATCACGGGGGATAGTTTCGACCTGCGGATGATCGCCGGCACGGTTGTCGTGCTCGCCGGCGTGGCGCTGATCCTGCTGGCCCCGAAGCGCACGGCGCCCTGA
- a CDS encoding flagellar protein FlaG has product MDIPSSRPAVGTISTGRPDTVQYREAVRTELPRAQRVTQPPSNAAGTSVDDRRPGDFAARDERILADRRARVERIADTIRESLQRRIEKDDAAGLLVYRTVDKETGEVVRQFPEEMVLKLRAYAREMARKEESEAADTQRVERVA; this is encoded by the coding sequence ATGGACATTCCGTCCTCACGACCGGCCGTCGGAACGATTTCTACCGGGCGGCCGGATACCGTCCAGTACCGCGAGGCGGTACGGACGGAGCTTCCCCGCGCCCAGCGGGTGACACAACCACCGTCCAACGCCGCCGGCACGTCCGTCGACGACAGGCGCCCCGGCGACTTCGCGGCACGCGACGAGCGCATCCTCGCCGACCGTCGCGCGCGAGTGGAGCGGATCGCCGACACGATCCGGGAATCGCTCCAGCGTCGGATCGAGAAGGACGACGCGGCCGGCCTCCTCGTCTACCGCACCGTCGACAAGGAGACCGGCGAGGTCGTTCGCCAGTTTCCCGAGGAGATGGTGCTGAAGCTCAGGGCCTATGCGCGCGAAATGGCGCGCAAGGAGGAGAGCGAGGCCGCCGACACCCAGCGGGTCGAGCGGGTCGCCTGA
- the dksA gene encoding RNA polymerase-binding protein DksA yields MTLELEADYRPNDSEPFMNERQKEYFRKKLLAWKDDILREAKETLQNLQDENQNHPDIADRASSETDRAIELRARDRQRKLIAKIDAALARIEDGSYGFCEETGDPISLKRLEARPIATLSLEAQERHERRERVYRDE; encoded by the coding sequence ATGACGTTGGAGTTGGAAGCGGACTACCGCCCGAATGACTCGGAGCCGTTCATGAACGAGCGGCAGAAAGAGTATTTTCGCAAGAAACTGCTCGCCTGGAAGGACGATATCCTCCGCGAGGCCAAGGAAACCCTGCAGAACCTGCAGGACGAGAACCAGAACCATCCCGACATCGCCGACCGCGCCTCGTCCGAGACGGACCGCGCGATCGAACTCAGGGCGCGCGACCGCCAGCGCAAGCTGATCGCCAAGATCGATGCGGCCCTCGCCCGCATCGAGGACGGCAGCTACGGTTTCTGCGAGGAGACCGGCGATCCGATCTCGCTGAAGCGCCTGGAGGCTCGCCCCATCGCGACGCTGTCGCTGGAGGCCCAGGAGCGGCACGAGCGCCGCGAGCGGGTGTACCGCGACGAGTAG
- the flgK gene encoding flagellar hook-associated protein FlgK, with protein sequence MTLTSALSNSLSGLRFTSTATALTSANIANAGNPSYTRKLIDPVDALAGDQIAGVAVGSIRREYDAFVQRQLVGERSNAAYASTRSQFLSRLDQMMGAPGSARALDTVLNTFSSSFQTLLTSPESDTARSGVINSATVVAQTLRSLSSATQDMRLDAESGLADATVRLNTLLTDLSKINARLSVAFTDESRVGLLDQRDAMVSEIADYVQVRTVYDDSGAVQLYGGAGFVLLSTSRSELSFDSRDIIGPTNVYDEDPTKRTVGTITATTPSGTVDLIAAGVFTSGKIAALIELRDKALPATQAQLDQIAANLAQALGNTSTSTPVTVAGPGPTTGFDTALGSGLVDGDTVTMELTANGVTQKITFKRVDDGAVTMSDDMTADPNDIVFRLTGTSAAGHAAQMQAAIDTWAAGAGAPAGAFSVSVSGGNLRVLADPTVTGGASVGSAAANVTARTLTDGGSALPFFVDTAAANGLYSGQVTGSGAQYVGLASRIDVNGALKADPSALVKINSSTLESDETRPSFLVAALASTDRYFAPAGSLGTTSNPFQGSVLSYARSVIVTQTNDAASALQVAEGQEAVVTQLQARFDSVAAVNIDDEMTLLIQLQTAYGANARVMSAVREMLDVLQRM encoded by the coding sequence ATGACACTGACCAGCGCCCTCAGCAATTCGCTGTCCGGCCTGAGGTTCACCTCGACGGCGACGGCGCTGACCAGCGCCAACATCGCCAATGCGGGGAACCCCAGCTATACGCGCAAGCTGATCGATCCGGTCGACGCCCTTGCCGGCGACCAGATCGCCGGCGTCGCCGTCGGTTCGATCCGCCGCGAGTACGACGCCTTCGTGCAGCGCCAGCTGGTCGGCGAGCGCTCCAATGCCGCCTATGCCTCGACGCGTTCGCAGTTCCTCTCCCGGCTCGACCAGATGATGGGCGCGCCGGGCTCGGCGCGTGCCCTCGACACGGTGCTCAACACCTTCTCCTCCTCGTTCCAGACGCTGCTGACCTCGCCGGAGAGCGACACGGCGCGGTCCGGCGTCATCAACTCGGCGACGGTGGTGGCGCAGACGCTACGCAGCCTGTCGAGCGCCACGCAGGACATGCGCCTCGACGCGGAGAGCGGCCTCGCGGATGCCACGGTGCGCCTCAACACGCTGCTCACCGACCTGTCGAAGATCAATGCGCGCCTGTCGGTCGCCTTCACCGACGAGAGCCGGGTCGGCCTGCTCGACCAGCGCGACGCCATGGTGTCGGAGATCGCCGATTACGTTCAGGTCCGCACCGTCTACGACGACAGCGGCGCGGTTCAGCTCTATGGCGGTGCCGGCTTCGTGCTGCTGTCCACCAGCCGCTCCGAGCTCTCCTTCGATTCCCGCGACATCATCGGCCCGACCAACGTCTACGACGAGGACCCGACCAAGCGGACGGTGGGCACCATCACGGCGACGACGCCGTCGGGCACAGTGGACCTGATCGCCGCCGGCGTCTTCACCTCCGGCAAGATCGCCGCGCTGATCGAACTGCGCGACAAGGCGCTGCCCGCCACCCAGGCCCAGCTCGACCAGATCGCCGCCAACCTCGCCCAGGCGCTGGGCAATACCTCGACCTCGACGCCGGTCACCGTCGCGGGCCCGGGCCCCACCACCGGCTTCGACACGGCGCTCGGCAGCGGCCTCGTCGACGGCGACACGGTGACCATGGAGCTGACGGCGAACGGCGTCACCCAGAAGATCACCTTCAAGCGGGTGGACGATGGCGCGGTGACCATGTCCGACGACATGACCGCCGACCCCAACGACATCGTCTTCCGTCTCACCGGCACCTCGGCGGCGGGTCATGCGGCGCAGATGCAGGCGGCCATCGACACCTGGGCGGCCGGCGCCGGCGCCCCGGCAGGCGCCTTCAGCGTCTCGGTCAGTGGCGGCAACCTCCGGGTGCTCGCCGATCCGACCGTCACCGGGGGCGCCAGCGTCGGCAGCGCCGCCGCCAACGTCACCGCCCGCACGCTCACCGATGGCGGCAGCGCTCTGCCCTTCTTCGTCGACACGGCGGCGGCGAACGGCCTCTACAGCGGTCAGGTCACGGGCTCCGGCGCGCAATATGTCGGTCTCGCTTCGCGCATCGACGTCAACGGCGCGCTGAAGGCCGACCCGAGCGCGCTGGTGAAGATCAACTCCAGCACGCTGGAGTCGGACGAGACGCGCCCCTCGTTCCTCGTCGCGGCGCTGGCCAGCACGGACCGCTATTTCGCTCCCGCCGGCAGTCTCGGCACCACCAGCAACCCGTTCCAGGGATCGGTGCTCTCCTATGCCCGCTCCGTCATCGTCACCCAGACGAACGACGCGGCCAGCGCTCTGCAGGTGGCCGAGGGCCAGGAGGCGGTCGTCACCCAGTTGCAGGCGCGGTTCGACAGCGTGGCGGCGGTGAACATCGACGACGAGATGACCCTGCTGATCCAGCTCCAGACGGCCTATGGCGCCAATGCGCGCGTGATGAGCGCCGTCCGCGAGATGCTGGACGTGCTCCAGAGAATGTAA
- the flbT gene encoding flagellar biosynthesis repressor FlbT — protein sequence MALKVELKPGEKFILGDSVIVNDDQRTRLTIEGEAPILREKDVMTVEAADTPCKKIYLLVQLMYLSREPARHHKMYFDLVNDVVKAAPSTLGFIDDINNHILTGSLYKALKATKGLIEYEGTLLGHASRSSGVRVDR from the coding sequence ATGGCGCTGAAGGTCGAATTGAAGCCCGGCGAGAAGTTCATTCTCGGCGACAGCGTCATCGTCAACGACGACCAGCGCACGCGTCTCACCATAGAGGGCGAGGCGCCGATCCTGCGCGAGAAGGACGTGATGACGGTGGAAGCCGCCGATACGCCCTGCAAGAAGATCTATCTTCTCGTCCAGCTCATGTATCTGTCCCGTGAGCCGGCCCGCCACCACAAGATGTATTTCGACCTGGTCAACGACGTGGTGAAGGCCGCACCCTCGACACTCGGCTTCATCGACGACATCAACAATCACATATTAACCGGTTCGCTGTACAAGGCTCTAAAGGCCACGAAGGGCCTGATCGAGTACGAAGGGACTCTGCTGGGTCATGCATCACGGAGCAGCGGCGTACGCGTCGACCGCTAA
- the flaF gene encoding flagellar biosynthesis regulator FlaF — protein MHHGAAAYASTAKVTATTNPRDLEASLLLKAAARLQSVKDNWDAGRAELGPALAYNRKLWTILSTSATKPENPLPLPIKNNIANLGLFIFQRTIDIEIEPAPEKLGILVSINSNIAAGLAGRS, from the coding sequence ATGCATCACGGAGCAGCGGCGTACGCGTCGACCGCTAAGGTCACGGCAACGACCAATCCCCGCGACCTGGAGGCGAGCCTGCTCTTGAAGGCGGCGGCCAGGCTGCAGTCGGTCAAGGACAACTGGGACGCCGGCCGGGCCGAACTCGGCCCCGCCCTCGCCTACAACCGCAAGCTCTGGACGATCCTGTCGACCTCGGCGACCAAGCCGGAAAACCCGCTGCCGCTGCCGATCAAGAACAACATCGCCAATCTCGGCCTCTTCATCTTCCAGCGCACCATCGACATCGAGATCGAGCCGGCGCCGGAGAAGCTCGGCATCCTCGTCTCCATCAATTCCAACATCGCCGCGGGCCTCGCCGGCCGAAGCTGA
- a CDS encoding flagellar basal body P-ring protein FlgI, with the protein MFRRLALLLSLLAFVAPAGATTSRIKDLVDVEGIRENQLIGYGLVVGLNGTGDTLNNSPFTRQSIQSMMERLGVNTRGMNLRTANVAAVMVTANLPPFSTQGTRIDIKVSAMGDARSLQGGELLVTPLVGADGEVYAVGQGAVAIAGFQAQGAAASITRGVPTVGRVSNGGIVEREVAFSINRMASLKLALRNPDLTTARRIAAAINDFIGAPTAEPTDPATIHLKVPQRFEGNIVALLTEIEQLRVQPDQVAKVVIDEASGIIVMGKDVRVSTVAIAQGNLTVTISERPQVSQPNPLAQGQTVVTPRTQIQATEEGKRLALVREGVSLQELVDGLNALGIGPRDMIAILQAIKAAGALQAEIEVL; encoded by the coding sequence ATGTTCCGCCGCCTCGCCCTTCTTCTGAGTCTCCTCGCCTTCGTCGCTCCGGCCGGGGCCACGACCTCGCGCATCAAGGACCTGGTCGACGTCGAGGGCATCCGCGAGAACCAGCTCATCGGCTACGGCCTCGTCGTCGGCCTCAACGGCACCGGCGACACGCTGAACAACTCGCCCTTCACCCGTCAGTCCATCCAGTCGATGATGGAGCGCCTCGGCGTCAACACGCGCGGCATGAACCTGCGCACCGCCAATGTCGCGGCGGTCATGGTCACCGCCAACCTGCCGCCCTTCTCCACCCAGGGCACCCGCATCGACATCAAGGTCTCCGCCATGGGCGACGCCCGCTCGCTGCAGGGCGGCGAACTGCTCGTGACGCCGCTGGTCGGCGCCGACGGCGAGGTCTATGCGGTGGGACAGGGCGCCGTCGCCATCGCCGGCTTCCAGGCCCAGGGCGCCGCCGCCTCCATCACCCGCGGCGTTCCGACGGTCGGGCGCGTCTCCAACGGCGGCATCGTCGAGCGCGAGGTGGCCTTCTCCATCAACCGCATGGCCTCGCTGAAGCTCGCCCTGCGCAACCCGGACCTCACCACCGCCCGCCGCATCGCCGCCGCCATCAACGACTTCATCGGCGCCCCGACCGCCGAGCCCACCGACCCCGCCACCATCCACCTGAAGGTGCCGCAGCGCTTCGAGGGCAACATCGTCGCCCTGCTCACCGAGATCGAGCAACTCCGGGTCCAGCCCGACCAGGTCGCCAAGGTGGTCATCGACGAGGCCTCGGGCATCATCGTCATGGGCAAGGACGTGCGCGTCTCCACCGTCGCCATCGCCCAGGGCAATCTCACCGTCACCATTTCCGAGCGCCCCCAGGTGAGCCAGCCCAACCCGCTCGCCCAGGGCCAGACGGTCGTCACCCCCCGCACCCAGATCCAGGCGACCGAGGAGGGCAAGCGCCTCGCCCTGGTGCGCGAGGGCGTGTCGCTGCAGGAGCTCGTCGACGGCCTCAACGCGCTCGGCATCGGCCCGCGCGACATGATCGCCATCCTCCAGGCCATCAAGGCCGCCGGCGCCCTCCAGGCCGAGATCGAGGTGCTCTAA